The Glycine soja cultivar W05 chromosome 19, ASM419377v2, whole genome shotgun sequence genomic sequence CACTCCCTCCAAACCTTGTTGATGGCTGCATTGGGTGGTTACCATCATTCACATCTCTTCCATGCATCAAACTGGAACTATTACTAACTTCTTGTTCCACGCTCTTCATCAACCCTTGGTTGTGATGATCTCTCCCCATTGGCATTTGGCCGAACATTCCCACATCATTCATGGCAGAACCGGGATTGTTAGTATCGAAAACTTGCGAAATCTCTTGTCCTTTATGAAACAACTGATTGATGAATGCTCCTCCACCACTCACCTCAGCCATGCTGGAAAGATCAGGCTGTGGAGAGAAGTGGTCATAGGAGTTGTTGTGCTGAAGCATAGCACCAGAATATGGTGGCCTAGTAGTGGAAGAAACATGATCAGGACCAGTAGTAGTACCACTAACAAAGCCTTTTTGCATCATTGGGGAGTTAATGCTATTGCTTGCAGTGGCACCCATTTGTGCTGCTTTCTGTAGTAATGCTGTTGCGGACATTTGAGCCGAGGCCGCGATTAGTCCTCCGTTTTCGCTGTCTTGCAAGTAATTgaagcttgatgaggtgctggaGCCTAGCTGGAGGCTGGAAGAAGAGGGAGACATGGTTTTTGGGCCACCAAAGAGTGCACCTGCATTGGTGGAGAACATACCCCCACCCATGCTCATGAACTTGAATGGTATTGGGACAAGTTCTTGGGCTAGTGATTTTAGAGGGTTCTTAGGGTCATATTCCCCGAATTTGGATGCTGTGTTGGGACTAGTGGTTAGGGGCATGGTAGACATGAGATCGGGTATTTGACTTTGTAAGTTTGGTGGCATGCCACTTGTTAATCCCTGGTTGTTCACTCGGTTGTTTTCTTCAGTTAATGCGTCACAGAAAGCTCTGTGGGTGATGAAACTATCTCTCCTGCATCACGTAGAGAAATTGGTTGACATGCAAGAGGGCATTTTAATAGTTTTAACTGCTCAGTTCTCTGATCAAGGAGATATAAATTTAGGAGAAGATTTAGATACAATTTTTAAGTTGCTTTTGATCCTGTTTTCTAATCAGCATTAGAATTTCAAACCTCTGTTGATCTTTAATGCAAATTTTTAGTATATAGATTATCAAGATAAAACTCTAATTCAAACCTTTAATACACAGATTATCAACATGAAACTCTTAATtttgattagaaaataacaCCAAAAGCATGTAAAGAACTAAATCCAAGTTTTATCCATAACTTAAAATAATGATGTCATGTATGAAAACTTCGCTTAGAGCCACTTCAATTCAATGGTGCCGTATGCATTGGAAAGCTAAGAGTTGTACCTGGAAAATATGGTACCACAATCACATTTGTATTCCCTAGTGCCACAAGTTTTCTGGTGAGCCTTCCAATCAGATTGCACTGCGTATCTTTTGGAGCACTTGTCACATTTCCATTTCTTCTCACCGTGTTTGCGgctataatgtttttttatgccAGTGAGGTCCCCTAATGCACGAGCTGGGTTATGGTGGACGCATGATGGCTCAGGGCACACATAGACCCGCTTCTTCACCTCAGTGCTTGTTCTTTGTCTCAGTTTCCATGGAAGATTGTGACCTCTGCGGTGCAACTGAAGGTTTTGGTCCCTCTGGAACCCTTTGTTGCAGATCTCACACACGAATCTATTTGTTGCCATTAGTGTGGTTGGTGATAAAGCAACAACTTCAGCATTAGGATCTATTTCATAAAATACACCCATTAGCAGAAATTTAGCAAATACTAATATTGCTAGCCATTACTAGAGGATTAGTCCCTCTTCTGAAAACTAGGAAAGATTGAGCAGATTAACCATTTCATAAAGAGTAAGAGTATACATAGAATTCGAACCATGGAATCTTTTGTCATTTCATGATGCtttctttttaactttaattgTTTGATAGCCAGAAACAAAAGTAAGAATATCAAGCTTAATAAAGCAACAGTTGTTTAcagtttctgttttttttttttctaaccaaGGATAATTCCCAGCTAAGAGCCAAAGACTGATCTCATTAAGTGACTGATTTTTTTCAATAGATGTTTTTCCTGACATTAGGACATAGAGATCAAACCCCCTAACTGCAGGCTTAAGTTAAGAGACAAGATTATCTGATAACCATGTCATACTATGTTGGTTTAGTGTACGTTATTTGTTATCACTACTTGACTACCTTCTAATTCTACCAAACTACAAAATTCAATGTTTAAGCAAGCAACGGAGAGCCTAGAATTTGACCAGTAGAGAAAGTATACATGATTTTCATTTCAAAGCAAAATTCAACTTCTCAAACATGATATCTTGATTTGTTAGGCCGTAATTACGGGatagaaacaaaaattgaagttgAGGCAGCTGAATATTTGCCTGGGGTTCCAGGAAGATTTCGTTTCTTCTTGGTTTGTTGTTGATTAGAGGAGGCATTGCTATTGCAAGCACCGGATGGTCCTGAACTTGAGTCATGAAGTTGGCTTTGTAGATGTTGCTGCTGGCTTTCTTGATGAACTTCTTCTCCATTATTTCCTGAGGAGAAGCTTCCTTCATCACCTGAAATATTTGACATTTGAACAGAAGACTGTAAAAGGTTAATAGAAGCTTCTATGTGTCTTCTCTgatctttgtattttttttttgttattggtgATGGACCTCACTAAAAGCTGGGGCTTGTGTTTTTGGTATACTCTAAACAAGAATCCACTCTCCCCACCTAGAGGAAGACAAAAAGCTCAGGGAGTTTTTGGTTTCTGTTGAGGAATTAGAAAGAAATTGCTGCCATATACAAAATATTGGAATGAAGCTGGTCTTCTTTGgccttatataattatatataatgctCATATGAAGAGAGAACTAGTAAGTAAATGCCCCTAACTTCTTGGTATTATTGTAATATCCTAAACAGCaatacatttttctctttttcatttaattcttaGCTCATATACAtttatatgtaatattttaatatttgtgtcATTCTCCTATACCATAACTTATTGTATGGTTTAAAATGATGCGATCCCGATTAATTTTCATATGACAtgtaattacattaatttttttataaattaaaaaatgcaattaCATATATCGAGATCACATGATCTCATACCACatgataatttatcttttaacacacttttaaaatgttattattgattaaaaaatataaattttcgtTAATTAatgttactttttatttaacaggtcatatatgattttatagttgttaataaattttagccaaaataaaaatgtgttgcTAGCTATTCGGCTCTTAGTTTTTAACAAATTCGACATGGTTTTACTTTTGTACTGCTGACAATTTATATACTATACAACTGCTAGATAACAGATAACACTCTACTTATTTTACAAAGGACACTTTCAGGTTACATATTCATAATGGAGTTTTTTGAATGTCTGTAACCGAAACAACTATAACTAGAAGTAGCTACTAGCTAGGCCGGTAAATTTCAGAATTGTCCTGACTCCTGAGCTATATTATACTCTCTGCCCTCattataatgttaaaaaaagagtttaatttatatcaattatcagagtaaaatatatttttacgtaCATAGATGTCGAATAAGAATTTATCATGGGTAAGAAATATTTTCTTGGGTGTAATTTATGATGATATGCACAATACTAGGTGGAAGTCAAACTTTGCTTTCTTGCATTAACATAACAGACATCTTTAATTTCTCCTTTTCCCTCTCttaggagaaacataaataagGTTCAAATCTTACCTTTGTGTTCTATATAtctggattttattttatttttttcatttttcatcccCAAAGTTGCTAATTAAATTTGGTCACTAGCTTTGAACATCACGACATGTGGCTCCATATTATACTATTGTGTACTTGTGTTCAACTTTCAACCTTCATGTTACCAAGTGTTTTTAAACATGAATCTACTTCCACAGAACAAGAGAAAATTAGTATCATCATAAGATGAAATCCCTGCCTTATTTGAACCATATCGATCGAAGATATCTTCgtataaaaaaatggtaaagTAGCTACCGATTAATGACACAAAAGAGGGTTGCTGCCGAGTTAACCTAGACTCAAGCTTAAGAGCAACGACATTAACTAAGAGTATCCTAAGGCCTCCTAAATATTCCATTGTTTACATATGACATGTACATGGAAATAAAAAGGCAAAATTTGTTATTACTGATCTTTTCAagattagttaaattaaaatttcagtaGAAGATTGTTTCTTTCTAAATCTTAACCGGAACAAATGTTGTACCATGTTATGAGGTTGATGAAAATATTAAGATATTGCGTGGAAAGGTTTCTCCTCATATATCCACaggtaattaatatttaaggtaataaatatagtttttttttaacaattgctTTAAGCAGTCATAATCGCCATATAAAAATTCTATAGTATCCTTTGTTTATATATGTTGAATTTTACAGCTCCCTCACGCTTAAtgtaaaggaagaagaaaacaaagggACAAAAACTAGAATATCAAACGTGAACTAAGCTTCAAATTTTcagtcaattatatttttagtccttccCATTGCAAATGCTCTTCTCCGTATCAAACTGGTAAATATAAAACGACCAAAAAGACACCGTAGAAATTATCGATGTAGAGATCGATATAATTCACGAAGCTTGCATATACTTACAACAAAGTAAGGACAAAAGCTTGGCAACATTTATACAAGGTATATCCCACCgatttctttattaaattatggAAAGCCCAATTTTAATTCCTAAAGAATTTTGATTTCTAATTCTCCATAATTATTAATTGATCTGGTTGCTAACTGACATAGACAAAAGAGCTATATAGATAAAACCAACATGGGAGACAACCTCGAATTATTCTTTCCTATGGGTATGTCTCTTACTTCTCTGACAGTTTGTTTATGTTTTATACAAGGATAGGTaatccataaaattaatattgttgATTTTGACATGTATTGATTAGgtgaataattattaaaaaattcatttttaagtgTTTAGTCGTTTATCAAGCTGCGTGGAGTTCAGAGTAAAGAAATTGATGTcaatgtttttctattttatcttgacataaatattttacaattggttttaattatttgaCGAACAGGTGAATATCGATGTTGTGCCTCGACTACACGCAGTTCTTGTATCGAAGATTTCTAGGCTAGAATAACATGACACAATAACGAataattcttgtgtgtgtgtaatATTTATGaacacaatcaattaaaaactcaagatgtattaaaataataatagtctGTTTTGAGGTTATTTTAatgctatttaattttttttatttgttctacCTACAAAAGTTGTGCTCAAGAACTTTTCATTATGAAACTATATATATGTGGGGTAGTGGAAATATATTGTGATGAAAAACTCTTGAAATCACTaaaattaacaatgcacattttaataaatcttttaaatataatctcttttttattaaaatttattaaaaattataaaatttcatcaCTCTCAcgttttatttaatgaatatctcttatatgttattgttattttctataaattttgattaataataaaGTGGGTATCGTGAGTGTGTTAGAGAATATATTACCACTTACATTATAAATGAGTTGGAGGTAGTATATAAATTAGTTGTATAATTAAAGTCTATTTagcaatattatatttttatggtatACAAGATACTAAATGAAATATAAGAGTATCTCTAGTGTAGGTGCCTATATGAGAAATTAAGCAACATtgcttaataaaaaagaaaatataagaacATCTCTATTTAACTGATttgtactaataaaaaaaaatattttttggtcaCAAAATTTAATGTGACTCATTTAAGCACTTACCATAACAACTTTAgtattagaatatttttttttaagttcttattCTATGTAACATTATATAAGATCTAagataattaattcatttaaacaattatatattatagatGCTCAAGGTAGCTTAACTAACTAATTTGAATTCAAAGGACAAACCCACAACGAAAAAAGGACTATTTTTTTAGGTTCatctatatgaaaaaatatcatttcctTAAATGGATTAATTATTGTCTATTGGTTAAGGGATAGGTTCATAAAGTAAATGTCATAGGTGGCACACTCAtagtttaagattaaaaaaatagttgttacCGTGTGTTTGGTTGATTTTAGCTGAACTAGGAGACTTATTTACAGtgtagtttttactttttattttttcatgccTATTATACAAAAATCAAACTCTTTTATCACTTGTATTATAGTTAGTATTTGTGCTCAAATTAGGACTAGGTATAGAAACCAAGTTTCTGGAATTAAGCCATATACAAATCCTTGTGCATCTCTCATTGTTTGAGACGCGGATCCTTTCGAGTCGGGGTTTTGACCTCCATGAGTCAACTTCCAACATTTGGGTTTAGATCCGGATTCTAAGTCCAAAGTCAAAACCATAGATTAACTAGTATTTTAGCTCTTGCAGTTAAATATAGTGTgtaaattttatgattataatttatttattaaaaaataaaattatttatatcatataattaaggtaaatatatatattaaatgaccctaataaaatttagtaattttttttataaaagaacattaaatatatctaaataaaggggaaaaaaataatgttatccTTATGTCAGGAAAAAAAGGTAATAATAAATCATTATCGGACAATTTATTCCCTCAAAATTGGAGATGAACATGATAGTTTAAGTCaagtatgaaataaaattatttaaatcaggtaagaaataaaacattaaatcaATATGCAAATTcaaagatataaaaataattttttcccaataaattaaaaaaactccatgaaaatataaatgagGGGACAAATTAGTTTAAATTAGGAAAGAGATAAGGAATTAGAGATTTTTTTGAGTGAAtagagatgattttttttaattcaatagataagagaggaagaagagaaattTTTTAGAGCAAATAATATTTGCATAGGGAAATAGTGTAATTCACCTTTGTTTGAGagagaatttaaacaaaattggaTGTGAAAGAGAGTGAAGCTTCTACAAATtaagtaatattaattattagtaaagTCTATGAATGTTTCGTAACAATaacatgattataaaaaaataattatttcaatttatatagagaaaatataaaaaattataactacttaaacctaaatatataaatattataattgatatatcatttcaacaaacaaaaaaaatgaaatgattttttttcaaattttctatattttcattttccacatattaaattttttttatatgtctaCTAATCAGCTTCAATAATTACAATGTAGTTTCTTAAACTGAAATTCCCACTTGCTTTCATTTACAGTTTAAATCTCAAAAAacattgataatatataattacaatttgtatcaaaatagaatttagtTATCATGCCCCGAAAGTGTAATTATTTAtacattattaatcaattaaaaaaaatctttttttacaataatttttaaagtaattattataaaaaaaatttatagataCCCAAAGGTCTTCATACAGTGActgcatttaaattaaatttatcataaacgATAATCTACTATAGAATGACACTATAAAAGGTCTTCATACGATGAGTTCATCTAAATTAGACACCTAAAGTCTTGCATAAAGATTTGAGACAAGGAGGTGCTTATGTCAACATTATTATCATCTTCCACGAGTGCGGCGTGCACAATGTTTTGGACAAAACGAGTTTAACTTCAAGCATAGATTCAATGGACCATGAGAAATCTTGGCCTCTGACCATGTCaacgattcaggcacatcagattcCTAATCAATAATGTCCAGCTAGCAGCAGCCAGTTTGGgctgaaaattattatttcaactaAACAAAGAAAGTTTAAAACGCAATGTAGacactaataaaaattatgagaaaCCTGTGAAAAGGCATGTTGCTTGGTATTAAAGTTTCACATTGTACCAACCAGTTTAGTGGTATTGTAGTTAAAAATTACAGTATAATATCATTGGTTGGCAGCTTATACATCATAAGGGCTGCCCGAGTTATAGAAACTAATTCATGAAATGATCACCTGAGACACAAACGTGCATAGGGAGATGGTGCAATTGTGCACTATTCGAAGCATGATTATATTACTATCAGTCTGATACAAGGCAGAAACTACAACTTACGTTCCTGTTAAAGAGAGAAACTTAGATCACAGCTTTGGCATCAATGGTCTATctttatataattaatcatgTTATAAATTCtgattttattctattattctACCAGTCACATGTttggaaaaaagagaaagtgaatATGGACTGATGACTTTGATCTTCTTCATGTATGCTTATGATACATTTGAACCAATGAAATTATTAGCAGTTTAAGCTCAAAACCAGAAAGTTTTATGAACTTGATACCCCTCGAGAAGAAGCTGCCCCAACCTTTTTCACAAATTATAATGAGCCCCCATTCAGATCGATGCTACAACTATATGCTTGGATAACATTCTCTTCCTCTGCTCTTGTATCAGTCACAGAATCCTCAATGCCATTATCACTAGTAGCACTATTAACTGTCCCACTACTTACACGTACACATTTGGACTTTGAATTATTGTCTGAACATTCTgtgttctttcttttcctctttgagTTGATAAATCGgtactcaagagcttccaatgCTTTTGTGGTCAATGGCCGGTTCCTTGTGCTCTGGCGACGGTTGGCAAGGCTAGACTGCTGCTCCTTATTACCATCAGGAAACTCCTGTGTGGCATTGAACTGGGCTATCTCAGATGGAGAAGATGATGTATCTGCACATTGATTGTCATTTTGCGGTCTGACCATAGAGGATGGTATTTCCATTTCAAGTCCTAACTCAGGTGAAACTTGAGGAAAATTCAAGTCAATCAGCATCTTGGTTTCAGAATTTTCTGCAGAAATTTCTCCAACCAGGTGGTTCTCAGTGACACTGCCTTCATTGCTCATGCTTGGACTTCCTTTAGCCAGATAACTTGGGAAAGGCAAATTTTTTAAACCCATAGACAAAACCATGCCATCAGATGCTTCATGCAGATTTGATGGTGAGATTGGCTCATTTAAATCAAACTTTCTATCCACAGAAGTACTTTCAGTGCAGTGGCTAAATTCTCCATGGTTACAAGCTCTTAACTTCTGCATCGATGTGATGCAGGGAATTGTGCAATCAGATGTCATCTTTTGAATAAAGGGGTGTTCATTGATCTCCCTTGAATGCTCATCATTATGCAGATCAGAATGACATCTATGATACTTTACTTCATTGGTGGTGTTGAGGGCTTCAAGAACATGAGTACAATCTGAAGAGTCTATGCTCAACCCCTTATCAGAGAATTCTTCAATAGGGTTTGAGGAATTAGCTTGTTCAACCTGGTCTTGAATAGGATATGAAGAATTAGCTTGTTCAACTTGATCTTTGTTAGGGCTTGAAGCATTAGCTTGTTCTACCCGATCTTCAATAGGGCCTGAAGCATTAGCTTGTTCTACCCAATCTTCAATAAGGCTCGAAGCATTAGCTTGTTCTACCCAATCTTCAATAAGGCTTGAGGCATTAGCTTGTTCCACCCGATCTTCAATAGGGCTTGAAGCATTATCTTGTTCAGCCTGATCTTCTGATTCTTCAGATGTATCGTGCTCAGATTCACTAGAGCAGCTTGAGATGGTAGATACACTCATAGTTTGAAAAGGTAAGCTTCTCATCTGTGTCACTTTATGTTGATTCATATCATGAAACATACTGGTATCTACAATTGTAAATTTTGTGAGATCTTGATTGGTCTTTGAACTTTGAGGTTGAAGGTAATGAACTTGTTCTCTATTTGGCACACCCTCTAGGTCTCCTTGGTCTTCTGTTTTTTTCCTATCTGCACTTCCCTCAGTTGCTTGACTTTCAGTCTCAAGAAGCCCAGGGTCAGATGCTACTTTATTCAAAACATCACTTATAGAATCAAAGTAGTGGTCACCTTTAACCAGTTTCCTTCTTGAAAATTTCTTAACACCAGGTACAAGAAAAACCAAAGATTGTTTTGATCCAGAAACAACTTGATCTATAGGCTGTTCAGAATGCCAGCCTTTTGCTAACAGACGAGGCCAAACAGCTTCCCAAAAGAGATCACTGGATCGAGCTTTACTCAACCTAAAATCTCCTGTGAGAAACTTGATTACATCTGCAGGTGTAAGAGAGGAGCAAGCTTTGCCAATTGGTATTTCAGGGCGAACAGAGAATGTGTGATTGATCTTTGTTGGCTCAACAGCAGTGCCGGTGAGATCTTGCTTCCCTTTTCCAATACCTACTGCAGCTATAAGTAAGTCAATGCCAACTGCATCCTTTAAAGCAAATACATATTCTTCAAAAGGCATCTTTCCCTCCACAAATTTCCTTGAAATCTGcagtaatataataatatatacatgAATTCAGGCGACATTGTTTTTCTGGTTGGAAAATACATGGGTTACAGAAATACAGCCAGTTTAACAGCACACTATACAAAAGCGAGTGAACTATGGATACAGTTAGAAGGAAGTGTCTATACTTTTATTtgagaaaaggaaataaaaatgagTGTTTAAGACTCTAAAATGTAGGAATGTCGATTATGCAATTACTTGGACCAAATAAATTATCATGGCATGTAACTTAAGAGAATGTATAGGAAGAAACACATTAGTTGTAACTTGTAATTCACTCTAGCGAGTATTCTCTCCTAATCGAGAAGCTAATAGACTTATCTCAATAACATATGTAAGGGGAAAAGTTCACAGTTGAaaccataaatatattttgttttaagacCTATTGACACTATTTTAAAGACTCTTCACATATCCAATCTTTTTAACT encodes the following:
- the LOC114400338 gene encoding uncharacterized protein LOC114400338 isoform X2, with product MKVELFLIFSAPRKQQHVENRGLFQDPFPQMDSRCIDDNKEDNEMKSAEGFEDIFGDPEVLPRVGEEYQAEIPSLITTPYLSQLVKKTRDSEITVIEQESMSLGLPIPLKWAHCKFEGSCGCGLSESFTSEAGPIISENECPEVEVTLQTVSHGGEKNVGGFSNFESSSKSVQPRGKYLLPGLLDDQSWTDIEYNNFLLGLYVFGKNLKFLKRFVGSRTMGDILFFYYGKFFKSKEYCRWSECRKLRTKRCIYGQKIFTGWRQQELLSRLFPRVPGESQTTLVEISRKFVEGKMPFEEYVFALKDAVGIDLLIAAVGIGKGKQDLTGTAVEPTKINHTFSVRPEIPIGKACSSLTPADVIKFLTGDFRLSKARSSDLFWEAVWPRLLAKGWHSEQPIDQVVSGSKQSLVFLVPGVKKFSRRKLVKGDHYFDSISDVLNKVASDPGLLETESQATEGSADRKKTEDQGDLEGVPNREQVHYLQPQSSKTNQDLTKFTIVDTSMFHDMNQHKVTQMRSLPFQTMSVSTISSCSSESEHDTSEESEDQAEQDNASSPIEDRVEQANASSLIEDWVEQANASSLIEDWVEQANASGPIEDRVEQANASSPNKDQVEQANSSYPIQDQVEQANSSNPIEEFSDKGLSIDSSDCTHVLEALNTTNEVKYHRCHSDLHNDEHSREINEHPFIQKMTSDCTIPCITSMQKLRACNHGEFSHCTESTSVDRKFDLNEPISPSNLHEASDGMVLSMGLKNLPFPSYLAKGSPSMSNEGSVTENHLVGEISAENSETKMLIDLNFPQVSPELGLEMEIPSSMVRPQNDNQCADTSSSPSEIAQFNATQEFPDGNKEQQSSLANRRQSTRNRPLTTKALEALEYRFINSKRKRKNTECSDNNSKSKCVRVSSGTVNSATSDNGIEDSVTDTRAEEENVIQAYSCSIDLNGGSL
- the LOC114399518 gene encoding zinc finger protein GAI-ASSOCIATED FACTOR 1-like, encoding MSNISGDEGSFSSGNNGEEVHQESQQQHLQSQLHDSSSGPSGACNSNASSNQQQTKKKRNLPGTPDPNAEVVALSPTTLMATNRFVCEICNKGFQRDQNLQLHRRGHNLPWKLRQRTSTEVKKRVYVCPEPSCVHHNPARALGDLTGIKKHYSRKHGEKKWKCDKCSKRYAVQSDWKAHQKTCGTREYKCDCGTIFSRRDSFITHRAFCDALTEENNRVNNQGLTSGMPPNLQSQIPDLMSTMPLTTSPNTASKFGEYDPKNPLKSLAQELVPIPFKFMSMGGGMFSTNAGALFGGPKTMSPSSSSLQLGSSTSSSFNYLQDSENGGLIAASAQMSATALLQKAAQMGATASNSINSPMMQKGFVSGTTTGPDHVSSTTRPPYSGAMLQHNNSYDHFSPQPDLSSMAEVSGGGAFINQLFHKGQEISQVFDTNNPGSAMNDVGMFGQMPMGRDHHNQGLMKSVEQEVSNSSSLMHGRDVNDGNHPMQPSTRFGGSDMTTVHDFLGIGGSTSRVMNHFHHHFPHEDSTIEEPMWDV
- the LOC114400338 gene encoding uncharacterized protein LOC114400338 isoform X1 — translated: MILRFPLPYLTTAPRKQQHVENRGLFQDPFPQMDSRCIDDNKEDNEMKSAEGFEDIFGDPEVLPRVGEEYQAEIPSLITTPYLSQLVKKTRDSEITVIEQESMSLGLPIPLKWAHCKFEGSCGCGLSESFTSEAGPIISENECPEVEVTLQTVSHGGEKNVGGFSNFESSSKSVQPRGKYLLPGLLDDQSWTDIEYNNFLLGLYVFGKNLKFLKRFVGSRTMGDILFFYYGKFFKSKEYCRWSECRKLRTKRCIYGQKIFTGWRQQELLSRLFPRVPGESQTTLVEISRKFVEGKMPFEEYVFALKDAVGIDLLIAAVGIGKGKQDLTGTAVEPTKINHTFSVRPEIPIGKACSSLTPADVIKFLTGDFRLSKARSSDLFWEAVWPRLLAKGWHSEQPIDQVVSGSKQSLVFLVPGVKKFSRRKLVKGDHYFDSISDVLNKVASDPGLLETESQATEGSADRKKTEDQGDLEGVPNREQVHYLQPQSSKTNQDLTKFTIVDTSMFHDMNQHKVTQMRSLPFQTMSVSTISSCSSESEHDTSEESEDQAEQDNASSPIEDRVEQANASSLIEDWVEQANASSLIEDWVEQANASGPIEDRVEQANASSPNKDQVEQANSSYPIQDQVEQANSSNPIEEFSDKGLSIDSSDCTHVLEALNTTNEVKYHRCHSDLHNDEHSREINEHPFIQKMTSDCTIPCITSMQKLRACNHGEFSHCTESTSVDRKFDLNEPISPSNLHEASDGMVLSMGLKNLPFPSYLAKGSPSMSNEGSVTENHLVGEISAENSETKMLIDLNFPQVSPELGLEMEIPSSMVRPQNDNQCADTSSSPSEIAQFNATQEFPDGNKEQQSSLANRRQSTRNRPLTTKALEALEYRFINSKRKRKNTECSDNNSKSKCVRVSSGTVNSATSDNGIEDSVTDTRAEEENVIQAYSCSIDLNGGSL
- the LOC114400338 gene encoding uncharacterized protein LOC114400338 isoform X3, yielding MDSRCIDDNKEDNEMKSAEGFEDIFGDPEVLPRVGEEYQAEIPSLITTPYLSQLVKKTRDSEITVIEQESMSLGLPIPLKWAHCKFEGSCGCGLSESFTSEAGPIISENECPEVEVTLQTVSHGGEKNVGGFSNFESSSKSVQPRGKYLLPGLLDDQSWTDIEYNNFLLGLYVFGKNLKFLKRFVGSRTMGDILFFYYGKFFKSKEYCRWSECRKLRTKRCIYGQKIFTGWRQQELLSRLFPRVPGESQTTLVEISRKFVEGKMPFEEYVFALKDAVGIDLLIAAVGIGKGKQDLTGTAVEPTKINHTFSVRPEIPIGKACSSLTPADVIKFLTGDFRLSKARSSDLFWEAVWPRLLAKGWHSEQPIDQVVSGSKQSLVFLVPGVKKFSRRKLVKGDHYFDSISDVLNKVASDPGLLETESQATEGSADRKKTEDQGDLEGVPNREQVHYLQPQSSKTNQDLTKFTIVDTSMFHDMNQHKVTQMRSLPFQTMSVSTISSCSSESEHDTSEESEDQAEQDNASSPIEDRVEQANASSLIEDWVEQANASSLIEDWVEQANASGPIEDRVEQANASSPNKDQVEQANSSYPIQDQVEQANSSNPIEEFSDKGLSIDSSDCTHVLEALNTTNEVKYHRCHSDLHNDEHSREINEHPFIQKMTSDCTIPCITSMQKLRACNHGEFSHCTESTSVDRKFDLNEPISPSNLHEASDGMVLSMGLKNLPFPSYLAKGSPSMSNEGSVTENHLVGEISAENSETKMLIDLNFPQVSPELGLEMEIPSSMVRPQNDNQCADTSSSPSEIAQFNATQEFPDGNKEQQSSLANRRQSTRNRPLTTKALEALEYRFINSKRKRKNTECSDNNSKSKCVRVSSGTVNSATSDNGIEDSVTDTRAEEENVIQAYSCSIDLNGGSL